In Bosea sp. PAMC 26642, the DNA window AGCACCGTCAACTCGCGCAGCGGCAGATCGATCTCCCATTGCAGCATCGCAGTACTCGCCGCCGTGCTGCCGAAGCCTTCCTGCTCGCGATCGACCAGTACGACGGCATGGCCCTGAGCGGTCAGGTGCTCCGCGAGCAGTGCGCCTGTGATGCCGCCGCCAATAATGGCGACGTCGCAGCGGATGTCGTGATCGAGACTCTCGCCCGGCGGCCGGGCCGGACCGACGAGCCAGGGGCTCCGGCCGCTGCGAAGTTCGGCCTGGGTGGTCGTGGCTGCATCGAGCATGGGGTCAATCCGCGAGAGGGGGTCCGATGGAATCGGCCATGGTGGCGCCGCGCTGGCCCAGAGGCTTGGCGCGACCCATCGTGGTGTCCCGGGCGGTCTGATGTTCGAGCTCGGCGTTAAGCTCGGCGCCGGCCAACACGATCGTCGCCGAGAGCCAGAGCCAGGTCATGAAGACGACGACGGTCGCGAGCGAACCGTAAGCGGCCGTGTAGTTGCCGAGCGTCCCGACATACCAGGAGAAGGCGAAGGAGGCGCCTGCCCAGAGCAGTGCCGCAGCAACGGCGCCGGGCAGGACCCAGGTGAAGCGGGCCGGATGGCGGCTCGGCCCGATCCAGTAGAGACACGCGATCGAAAGCGCCGCGATGACGAAGAAGGCCGGCCAGCGCACCAGCCGCAGCAGTCGTTCGAGTTCGAAGGCGAAGGGGAAGAAGGCGGTGACGACCGGCACGCTGGCGATGATGATCAGGGCGCCGACCAGCAGCACGACGCCGCTCAGCGTCGTCATCAGCGACATCGCGTTGAGTTTCAGGAAGCTGCGCTTTTCAGTCTCGCGGTAGATGATGTTGAGCGCATCGAAAATCGCCTTGACGGCGGCGTTGGCGCTCCAGGTGGCGACGCCCAGGCTGATCAGGAAGGTCAGCGACAGGGTCGAGGCCTCCTGGGTGGCAAGCCGCACCGCCTGTTCATGGATCAGATCGCGGGCAGCCTGCGGGAAGACCGTGGTCAGCGTGTCGAGCTGTTCAGCGATCGTGAAGGGGTCGGTGAAGGAGCGGTAAAGCGTCACCAGCAGGGACAGCGCCGGCACGAGTGAGAGCAGCGTAAAGAAGGCGACGGCGCCGGCCAGCGACATCAGGCGGTTATCAGCGACATTGCTGCCGAATCGCA includes these proteins:
- a CDS encoding YihY/virulence factor BrkB family protein, which produces MAFLKRITGAAGAGVALGYFYEVISKRLSRPSEEVARGRAAVWPWQMTWLGWKDVLLRFGSNVADNRLMSLAGAVAFFTLLSLVPALSLLVTLYRSFTDPFTIAEQLDTLTTVFPQAARDLIHEQAVRLATQEASTLSLTFLISLGVATWSANAAVKAIFDALNIIYRETEKRSFLKLNAMSLMTTLSGVVLLVGALIIIASVPVVTAFFPFAFELERLLRLVRWPAFFVIAALSIACLYWIGPSRHPARFTWVLPGAVAAALLWAGASFAFSWYVGTLGNYTAAYGSLATVVVFMTWLWLSATIVLAGAELNAELEHQTARDTTMGRAKPLGQRGATMADSIGPPLAD